TGACGATGACGGCGATTCCGTCCATTGCCATTACCGTGGCATCCAATTGGGCTAGTTCAGCCTCTTTCAGCGCTCTGGAAGCCATACCGATATCGATGATGCCGTTGATAGTTGAAGTCATTCCTGTAGTAGAATCACTGAGTTGAATCTCGATGGCAGCATTGGGATTGAGTTCAAGGTAGGCCTCCCGCAGTTTCTCCATTACCGGAGTCACCGAGGAGGAACCGCCAACTACAATCCGGCCCGAGGGCTTAGTTCCTTGGTAAGGTTCTTCCCCGGCCACTGAGATATAACCGCTGGCTTCAACTACTTCTTGACCTTCCTTACTCATGATGAAATCGATGAAGTCCTTGGCCAGCTCACTGGTCTCGCCCTTGGTGGCAATGTTAAAGGGTCGGGCGATTTTGTAGCTGCCCTTCTTGACGTTCTCGATGGTGGCAGCAGCACCGTCAATGGAGACGGCCTTGACTGTATCATTGAGGGAC
This genomic window from Bacillota bacterium contains:
- a CDS encoding phosphate ABC transporter substrate-binding protein, giving the protein MKKAIGIGLLAVLLLTVTTLGWSGSGGNDLSKGITVVSREAGSGTRGAFVELLGIEQDGVDLTTLEATISNSTSVVMMSVAGDEAAIGYISLGSLNDTVKAVSIDGAAATIENVKKGSYKIARPFNIATKGETSELAKDFIDFIMSKEGQEVVEASGYISVAGEEPYQGTKPSGRIVVGGSSSVTPVMEKLREAYLELNPNAAIEIQLSDSTTGMTSTINGIIDIGMASRALKEAELAQLDATVMAMDGIAVIVNNDNPVEGLTSQQVRDIYLGEIIDWKEILD